From the genome of Aphelocoma coerulescens isolate FSJ_1873_10779 chromosome 26, UR_Acoe_1.0, whole genome shotgun sequence, one region includes:
- the IPO9 gene encoding importin-9 — protein MAGGGGGPGAGPVAQGLKEALVETLTGILCPVQAVRAAAEEQVKVLEVTEEFGVHLAELTVDPQGALAIRQLASVILKQYVETHWCSQSEKFRPPETTERAKVAIRELLPSGLRESISKVRSSVAYAVSAIAHWDWPEAWPELFNLLMEMLVSGDVNAVHGAMRVLTEFTREVTDIQMPLVAPVILPEMYKIFTMAEVYGIRTRSRAVEIFTTCAHMICNMEELEKGAAKVLIFPVVQQFTEAFVQALQMPDGPTSDSGFKMEVLKAVTALVKNYPKHMISSMQQILPIVWNTLTESAAFYVRTEVNYTEEVEDPVDSDGEVLGFENLVFSIFEFVHALLENNKFKSTVKKALPELIYYILLYMQITEEQIKVWTANPQQFVEDEDDDTFSYTVRIAAQDLLLAVAADFQNESATALAAAATRHLQEAEQAKNSGAEHWWKIHEACMLALGSVKSIITDSVKNGRIHFDMHGFLTNVVLADLNLSVSPFLLGRALWAASRFTVAMSPELIQQFLQATVSGLHETQPPSVRISAVRAIWGYCDQLKISESTHVLQPFLPSILDGLIHLATQFSSEVLNLVMETLCIVCTVDPAFTASMENKICPFTIAIFLKYSNDPVVASLAQDIFKELAQIEACQGPMQMRLIPTLVSIMQAPADKIPAGLCATSIDILTTVVRNTKPPLSQLLICQAFPAVAQCSLNTDDNATMQNGGECLRAYVSVALEQIAQWHDEQGHNGLWYVMQVVSQLLDPRTSEFTAAFVGRLVSTLISKAGSELGENLDQILRAILSKMQQAETLSVMQSLIMVFAHLVHSQLEPLLEFLCSLPGPTGKPALEFVMAEWMSRQHLFYGQYEGKVSSVALCKLLQYGINTDDKRLQDIRVKGEEIFNMDEGIRTRSKSAKNPERWTNIPLLVKILKLIINELSNAMEANASRQTTADWSQDDSNDMWEDQEEDDDEDEGLAGQFLSDILSTNKYDEDYYEDDEEDDPDALKDPLYQIDLQAYLTDFLCQFAQQPCYAMFSDHLNDNEKRVLQAIGI, from the exons AATTTGGTGTTCATTTAGCAGAACTGACTGTGGATCCTCAGGGAGCTCTGGCCATCCGGCAG CTGGCGTCGGTCATTCTGAAACAGTATGTGGAAACTCACTGGTGCTCTCAGTCTGAAAAGTTTAGACCTCCAGAGACCACAGAAAGG GCAAAGGTTGCCatcagggagctgctgcccagcgGGCTGAGGGAGTCCATCAGCAAGGTGCGCTCGAGCGTCGCCTACGCCGTGTCAGCCATCGCCCACTGGGACTGGCCCGAGGCCTGGCCTGAGCTCTTCAACCTCCTCATGGAGATGCTGGTCAGCGGTGACGTCAATGCAGTGCATGGAGCCATGAGAGTGCTCACAG AATTTACCCGGGAAGTGACAGACATACAGATGCCACTTGTAGCTCCAGTTATTCTTCCAGAGATGTACAAAATTTTCACAATGGCAGAG GTGTATGGGATTCGCACGAGGTCACGTGCAGTGGAGATATTTACCACGTGTGCCCACATGATCTGTAACATGGAGGAGTTGGAAAAG GGTGCAGCCAAGGTCCTGATTTTTCCTGTGGTGCAGCAGTTCACAGAAGCCTTTGTCCAGGCCCTGCAGATGCCTGATGGACCAACATCGGACAGCGGGTTTAAGATGGAAGTTTTGAAG gctgtgactgcacTTGTGAAAAACTACCCAAAGCACATGATTTCATCAATGCAGCAGATCCTGCCCATTGTCTGGAACACCCTTACGGAAAGTGCTGCTTT TTATGTGAGAACAGAAGTAAATTAcacagaagaggtggaggaTCCTGTGGATTCTGATG GTGAAGTTTTGGGCTTTGAAAATCTGGTGTTCAGCATATTTGAATTTGTTCATGCCTTGTTGGAAAACAACAAATTTAAGAGCACAGTGAAGAAGGCTCTGCCAGAGCTGATCTATTACATCCTGCTTTACATGCAGATCAcagaggagcag ATAAAAGTTTGGACTGCGAATCCACAGCAGTTCGTggaggatgaagatgatgatacATTTTCCTACACAGTGAGAATTGCTGCACAGGATCTGCTGCTG gctgtggctgctgatTTCCAGAATGAGAGTGCaactgctctggctgcagcagctacGAGGCATCTGCAGGAAGCTGAGCAGGCTAAAAACAGCGGCgctgagcactg GTGGAAAATACATGAAGCCTGTATGCTGGCCCTGGGCTCAGTCAAGTCTATAATTACAGACAGTGTGAAGAATGGGAGAATACACTTTGATATGCATGGCTTCCTGACAAATGTGGTCCTGGCAGACCTCAATCTTTCAG tGTCTCCTTTCCTCCTGGGCCGGGCCCTGTGGGCTGCCAGCCGTTTCACCGTGGCCATGTCTCCAGAGCTCATCCAGCAGTTCCTGCAAGCCACTGTCAGTGGATTGCACGAAACCCAGCCCCCCTCTGTCCGGATCTCTGCAGTCAGAGCCATCTGGGG CTACTGTGACCAGCTGAAGATCTCCGAGAGCACCCATGTGTTGCAGCCTTTTCTTCCCAGCATTCTGGATGGCCTGATCCACTTGGCAACTCAGTTCAGCTCCGAGGTGCTGAACCTGGTGATGGAGACGCTGTGCATTGTGTGCACAGTGGACCCAGCGTTTACAGCCAGCATGGAGAACAAGATCTGCCCCTTCACCATTGCAATATTCCTCAAGTACAGTAACG ATCCTGTTGTTGCTTCTCTTGCCCAGGATATTTTTAAGGAGCTAGCTCAAATAGAAGCCTGCCAGGGTCCAATGCAGATGAGGCTGATCCCAACCCTTGTCAGCATCATGCAGGCCCCAGCTGACAAGATCCCAGCGGGGCTGTGTGCA aCTTCTATTGATATACTGACCACAGTTGTGAGGAATACAAAACCCCCTCTGTCCCAGCTCCTCATCTGCCAGGCATTCCCTGCAGTGGCACAGTGCAGCCTGAACACAGATGACAATGCTACAATGCAG AACGGCGGCGAGTGCCTGCGCGCATACGTGTCGGTGGCGCTGGAGCAGATCGCGCAGTGGCACGATGAGCAGGGTCACAACGGGCTCTGGTACGTGATGCAGGTTGTCAGTCAGCTCCTGGACCCACGGACCTCGGAGTTCACCGCTGCCTTTGTGGGCAGGCTGGTCTCCACTTTAATTTCAAAAGCCGGGAGTGAGCTGGGAGAGAATCTGGACCAGATCCTGAGAGCGATCCTAAGTAAAATGCAGCAAGCGGAGACGCTCAGTGTGATGCAG TCCCTGATCATGGTGTTTGCTCACTTGGTTCACTCACAACTGGAGCCACTCCTGGAATTCCTGTGTAGCCTGCCCGGCCCCACTGGCAAGCCTGCCTTGGAGTTTGTGATGGCCGAGTGGATGAGCCGGCAGCACCTCTTCTATGGGCAGTATGAAGGCAAAGTCAG ctctgtagCATTGTGCAAACTCCTGCAGTATGGCATCAACACAGATGACAAGAGACTTCAGGACATTAGGGTGAAGggagaagaaatatttaatatggATGAGGGAATTCGGACACGATCCAAATCGGCCAAAA aTCCTGAGCGCTGGACAAACATTCCTTTGTTAGtaaaaatcttaaaattaataataaatgaaCTCTCTAATGCAATGGAAGCAAATGCATCTAGACAGACAACTGCAGATTGGAGCCAAG ATGATTCAAATGATATGTGGGAGGATCAGGAAGAAGACGACGATGAAGATGAAGGCTTAGCAGGACAGTTCTTATCAGACATTCTTTCCACAAACAAGTATG ATGAAGATTActatgaagatgatgaagaggaTGATCCAGATGCATTAAAGGACCCTCTTTACCAAATAGATCTCCAG GCCTATCTCACCGACTTCCTGTGCCAGTTTGCACAGCAGCCCTGCTATGCCATGTTCTCTGACCACCTCAATGACAACGAGAAGCGAGTGCTGCAGGCCATCGGGATATAG